A window from uncultured Desulfobacter sp. encodes these proteins:
- a CDS encoding sugar ABC transporter substrate-binding protein, whose translation MKQKHLVVLGLIFIVGIALITIFQSSKDTTQKTVSHSIKDIKKYSGQKLSLMVSQSFRVAGRYLAETYRNKTGAIVEITIVPYEELEQRIIANHNSNSSQIDVTMFWYVYLGRLAKAGILLDLTDFIDTNRVEIEPDDFIPVIYEAYSSYDGKRWGLPFDGDTHTLFYNKSILKRYGLLPPQSWEEYLNISKLITEKGKNIGVYGSAIMAQPTPIILLSAFMNRLSSYGGKLLDVDNKSLLSSPEALRALKDLMEQSKYALPTPMETSFQISLDAFLTGQVAMVEQWTDLGVMAEDDSRSLIQGQWGVLPLPMGEQQSSPILSLNAGYSLGIPAKSNNKELAKEFLLYATSPATSKQLSLIVGSSGVDPVRFSTINSKEYAQVAPEVSQLQKKYLHHAKAWPTIPQMPEMMFILTKYIHLSLEGILTPEIALEKTNQEWGL comes from the coding sequence ATGAAACAGAAACATCTTGTCGTTTTGGGGTTGATATTCATTGTCGGCATTGCGTTGATAACAATTTTTCAATCCTCAAAAGACACCACCCAAAAAACAGTATCGCACTCCATAAAAGACATAAAAAAATATTCAGGCCAGAAACTCTCTTTAATGGTAAGCCAGTCCTTTCGCGTCGCAGGCAGATATCTCGCAGAAACATATAGGAATAAAACTGGCGCAATCGTAGAAATAACAATCGTTCCTTACGAAGAATTAGAGCAGCGTATCATTGCCAACCATAATTCCAATTCTTCGCAGATAGATGTTACCATGTTCTGGTATGTCTACCTCGGGCGTCTTGCAAAAGCTGGAATTTTACTTGACCTCACTGATTTTATCGACACCAACAGAGTGGAAATAGAGCCAGACGATTTTATTCCAGTAATCTACGAGGCATACTCATCGTATGACGGCAAACGCTGGGGACTTCCATTTGACGGGGACACGCATACCCTTTTCTACAATAAATCAATCCTCAAACGGTATGGGCTCCTCCCCCCTCAATCCTGGGAAGAATACCTTAATATTTCTAAATTGATCACAGAAAAGGGAAAAAATATCGGAGTGTACGGAAGTGCCATTATGGCACAGCCGACTCCGATAATACTGTTATCAGCTTTTATGAATCGCCTGAGCTCCTATGGGGGCAAACTCCTGGATGTTGATAATAAATCGCTCCTGTCTTCTCCTGAGGCGCTCAGGGCCCTCAAAGACTTGATGGAACAGTCAAAATATGCATTACCAACCCCCATGGAGACAAGTTTTCAAATCTCCTTGGATGCCTTCCTCACTGGTCAGGTTGCCATGGTAGAGCAATGGACTGATCTGGGGGTCATGGCAGAAGATGATTCCAGGTCCCTTATACAGGGACAATGGGGGGTGCTGCCATTGCCGATGGGGGAGCAGCAAAGTTCCCCCATCTTATCTCTGAATGCAGGGTATTCATTAGGAATTCCAGCGAAATCAAACAATAAAGAGTTAGCCAAGGAATTCCTGCTCTATGCCACCTCACCGGCCACAAGTAAACAACTCAGCTTAATTGTAGGAAGCAGCGGCGTCGATCCGGTACGTTTTTCTACAATAAATTCAAAGGAGTATGCCCAAGTTGCACCGGAGGTAAGTCAGTTGCAAAAAAAATATCTTCATCATGCAAAGGCTTGGCCGACCATACCCCAGATGCCTGAGATGATGTTTATATTAACCAAATACATTCATCTATCACTTGAGGGAATCCTCACCCCCGAGATTGCTTTAGAGAAGACGAACCAAGAGTGGGGACTATAG
- a CDS encoding PAS domain S-box protein, whose protein sequence is MRLQYRHKLMLFISMIILFLTSTMILVSLEPLSRSSHNIATQVEAIVSKQAERYLQQTVAHQAETVSYAINQARSAVELAAIVLSREPLLEQATFDEILNSLLLKGGDFCKFTFFIPTDQQKMYISGRPPLLPVPSEYIFPVAAKNHDQPLPHFDPVGPTKEAVQDIYSPVFRSGSFIGHIGVSISLPRLIGYFSAKQPVHGSSTFILDDRRILLAAPPHARIKLVQASVAGQRSLIDLKKYCVAEAGAVLEKMALGAENIEQVVLQNSYYLITYTPIKGSKWRLGIIAPRGIIAQASKQIKSFFSKEMHNLAIVLLIWISIALAFFIVVGNILSKHFTEPISKMARHAGRLKNGEFNQKIEIDRNDEVGDLAISFNSMANELERSFELMEQKIQERTKELSEANDALKDSEARYKSLSDAAFEGIIISQSGIILEVNKEVCRMTNHQPSDFIGKRLTHFVPPEEIEKVENFVLTGSEQTYETFALRKDNSIFPIEISAKMITYKGQQGRVTAVRDLTDKKLAEEQIKTLQGIIPICMHCKEIRDDKGYWNKLEKYISEHSEVQFSHSICDECLEKLYPEDDDLG, encoded by the coding sequence ATGAGACTCCAGTATCGTCATAAGTTAATGCTTTTTATTAGCATGATCATTCTGTTTCTCACATCGACCATGATCCTGGTATCTCTTGAGCCTCTCTCCAGAAGCAGCCATAATATCGCAACTCAGGTGGAGGCTATTGTATCAAAACAGGCAGAGCGTTATCTCCAGCAAACTGTTGCACATCAGGCTGAAACGGTATCTTATGCGATCAATCAAGCGCGTTCAGCGGTCGAACTGGCAGCAATCGTTCTAAGCAGAGAGCCTCTTCTTGAGCAAGCCACATTTGACGAGATACTCAACAGTCTTCTTTTAAAGGGGGGGGATTTTTGTAAATTTACATTTTTCATCCCGACAGATCAGCAGAAAATGTATATCTCAGGCAGACCTCCCCTGTTGCCTGTGCCATCTGAATATATCTTCCCAGTTGCAGCTAAAAATCATGACCAGCCTCTCCCTCATTTTGATCCAGTAGGACCTACCAAAGAAGCTGTACAGGATATTTATAGTCCAGTGTTTCGATCTGGATCCTTTATAGGGCATATAGGGGTGTCGATCTCCCTGCCTCGGCTCATTGGCTATTTCAGCGCCAAACAACCTGTACACGGCAGTTCTACTTTTATTCTTGATGATCGCCGAATTCTCTTGGCAGCCCCGCCCCACGCACGGATAAAACTGGTTCAAGCGTCGGTAGCCGGTCAACGCTCGCTTATTGATCTGAAAAAATATTGTGTAGCAGAAGCAGGGGCTGTTTTGGAGAAGATGGCCTTGGGTGCTGAAAATATTGAACAAGTAGTGTTACAAAACAGTTACTATTTAATAACCTATACGCCAATAAAAGGAAGTAAATGGCGATTAGGTATTATTGCTCCCAGGGGGATTATTGCACAAGCCTCAAAACAAATTAAGTCATTTTTTTCAAAGGAAATGCACAATCTTGCAATTGTTCTGCTCATCTGGATCAGTATCGCCCTTGCTTTTTTTATAGTTGTCGGCAACATCCTCTCAAAACATTTTACCGAGCCGATAAGTAAAATGGCAAGACATGCTGGTAGACTAAAAAATGGCGAATTTAATCAGAAAATAGAAATTGACAGAAATGACGAGGTTGGTGACCTGGCAATTTCTTTCAATAGCATGGCAAATGAACTGGAACGATCCTTTGAGCTCATGGAACAAAAAATCCAGGAGCGAACCAAGGAACTATCCGAAGCTAATGATGCATTAAAAGATAGTGAAGCCAGGTACAAAAGCCTCTCTGATGCAGCCTTTGAAGGAATTATAATTAGCCAGAGCGGAATAATTCTGGAGGTCAACAAAGAAGTATGCCGTATGACAAATCACCAACCTTCTGACTTCATCGGTAAGAGGTTGACCCATTTTGTTCCCCCTGAAGAGATTGAGAAAGTTGAGAATTTTGTATTGACCGGTTCAGAACAAACGTATGAGACGTTTGCACTGCGTAAAGACAATTCGATCTTCCCTATAGAAATTAGTGCCAAAATGATTACCTACAAAGGACAGCAGGGCAGAGTGACCGCTGTCCGGGATCTAACAGATAAAAAGCTTGCTGAAGAGCAGATAAAAACCTTGCAAGGTATAATACCAATCTGTATGCATTGCAAAGAAATCAGAGATGATAAAGGATATTGGAATAAACTTGAAAAATATATATCTGAACATTCCGAAGTCCAATTCAGTCATTCTATCTGCGACGAATGTTTAGAAAAACTCTACCCGGAAGATGACGACTTAGGATAG
- a CDS encoding C45 family autoproteolytic acyltransferase/hydolase, translated as MKKIKQLFILLAMFAALFFYCPLVLAVQSNLSAPISVVVVSGSNYEMGVQYGEQAAGLIAENRAAAWELLKPLGLEMVKKDIKVWTYYIEKYNPMLVQWLNGISDGCSNKGVEVSYGDLITLMVLPQEIWSRPSDAYPEETGVLPAESSLTEASKQKIRTHLAQGRTDTRAMASCTAFAATGTATGGDPMVSLTLGYIPEITQYVILFAYPSDGEEFVSLTMAGKVSNNTGMNKHFAWAMTAAVTHPLTDCASSWGVTSEAYHHYIQQYCTSPEEAIAFLNSTPTGGVTGIFLFADKSGKTFAYEVGACESAARYPGDLDEPTDFVASANNYNSKAMAPYAIPADLFGDTYIRYATIFKKLSEAGTGAIDLDFAKQFWLSNDWYDEAEGKWKSVPIPNDPDDLNTCNVPGNNCEGGESQVIQFPKQKTAYLQSGGPHGTAIQYYWPENPKPTGEYTKWRLAGTIDETARAASRDTLRMLKKASRSFRHQKSDLSPGDKAECEDLLGDAWEAWDRAEQSISSPRGRNHKWKRHYQGYARRTDRFKAGKNRLQTIEMADWGAAYTDYATAQLYSQMVSTKLVRLSAD; from the coding sequence ATGAAAAAAATTAAACAGTTATTTATTTTACTTGCAATGTTTGCGGCCCTGTTTTTTTATTGTCCGCTTGTCCTTGCCGTTCAGTCAAATTTGTCGGCTCCGATATCCGTGGTTGTAGTATCCGGATCCAACTATGAAATGGGTGTTCAGTACGGTGAGCAGGCGGCCGGCCTTATTGCTGAAAATCGTGCCGCCGCCTGGGAATTGCTCAAACCGTTGGGGTTGGAAATGGTGAAAAAAGATATCAAAGTCTGGACATATTACATTGAAAAATACAACCCGATGCTTGTCCAATGGCTCAATGGGATTTCAGACGGATGCAGCAATAAAGGTGTGGAAGTCAGCTATGGTGATCTGATTACCCTTATGGTTCTGCCCCAGGAAATATGGTCGCGGCCTTCAGATGCATATCCGGAGGAGACCGGTGTGCTCCCTGCGGAATCAAGCCTGACCGAAGCTTCAAAGCAGAAAATCCGGACACATCTGGCCCAGGGGCGTACAGACACCCGTGCAATGGCATCCTGTACGGCCTTTGCCGCAACCGGAACGGCTACGGGCGGAGATCCCATGGTCTCTCTTACATTGGGTTATATCCCTGAAATAACACAATATGTTATTTTATTTGCTTACCCGTCGGACGGCGAAGAATTTGTATCTCTAACCATGGCCGGAAAAGTTTCGAACAATACAGGGATGAACAAACATTTCGCATGGGCAATGACGGCAGCTGTGACGCATCCGCTAACGGATTGTGCCAGCAGTTGGGGCGTGACTTCGGAGGCTTACCACCACTATATCCAGCAGTATTGCACGTCTCCTGAAGAGGCCATCGCCTTTTTGAACAGCACGCCTACGGGCGGGGTTACCGGTATCTTTCTTTTTGCAGACAAATCCGGCAAGACGTTTGCCTATGAAGTAGGGGCCTGTGAATCAGCAGCCAGATACCCGGGAGACTTAGATGAGCCGACCGATTTTGTTGCCTCAGCAAACAATTACAACAGCAAGGCAATGGCACCCTATGCCATACCGGCCGATTTGTTTGGCGATACGTATATCCGGTATGCGACAATTTTTAAAAAATTATCCGAAGCCGGTACTGGCGCAATCGATCTGGATTTTGCCAAACAATTCTGGCTGTCCAATGACTGGTATGATGAAGCCGAAGGGAAATGGAAAAGCGTTCCGATTCCCAATGACCCCGATGATCTTAATACGTGCAATGTCCCGGGCAACAATTGTGAAGGCGGTGAATCACAGGTGATTCAATTTCCCAAACAAAAAACAGCTTATCTGCAGTCCGGAGGACCCCATGGCACTGCAATCCAGTATTACTGGCCGGAAAATCCCAAACCGACCGGGGAATATACCAAATGGAGACTTGCCGGCACCATTGATGAGACAGCCCGGGCGGCCTCCCGGGATACCCTGAGAATGCTCAAAAAGGCCTCAAGGTCGTTCCGGCACCAGAAAAGCGATTTATCGCCAGGTGATAAAGCAGAATGTGAAGATTTGCTTGGAGACGCCTGGGAAGCCTGGGACCGTGCAGAGCAGTCCATATCCAGCCCCAGGGGGCGAAACCATAAATGGAAAAGACATTACCAGGGATATGCCCGTCGGACAGATCGATTCAAAGCAGGCAAAAATAGACTGCAGACAATTGAAATGGCTGATTGGGGGGCTGCATATACCGATTATGCAACCGCACAGCTCTACTCTCAAATGGTGTCCACAAAGTTAGTGCGCTTGTCCGCAGACTGA
- a CDS encoding helix-turn-helix domain-containing protein, which translates to MKQILVDYTSIPVEHKKMLDQIVNHPGLPLAIDRPKKPIARELSRRHIQRLCIKYLGIAPKLIARISRYQQALHILNVNPSVNMADLAISTGHHDQSHFIKEFKRFQNMTPIEFLSQFSVQ; encoded by the coding sequence TTGAAACAAATTTTAGTTGATTATACTTCTATCCCGGTTGAGCATAAAAAGATGCTTGATCAAATTGTTAATCATCCGGGCTTGCCATTGGCAATAGACCGCCCCAAAAAACCGATTGCTCGGGAGCTAAGCAGACGCCATATTCAAAGGCTGTGTATCAAATATCTGGGGATTGCACCCAAACTAATCGCCCGGATCAGCAGATATCAACAGGCGCTTCATATACTTAACGTAAATCCGTCCGTCAATATGGCCGATCTGGCAATATCGACAGGGCATCATGATCAATCGCATTTCATTAAAGAATTCAAAAGGTTTCAGAATATGACACCCATTGAATTTCTTTCCCAATTCTCTGTTCAGTAA
- the cbiE gene encoding precorrin-6y C5,15-methyltransferase (decarboxylating) subunit CbiE, translating to MNEPVHVIGLGLSRADLTSAHLDLIERAAVLVGGKRQLSYFEDTPALKKEISSPLTRVLDFIESNRGTGLVVVLASGDPLFFGIGKILVTRLGPDQVVIHPNVTSMAAAFARLKLPWQDAAWVSLHGRDNMSALAEVMDDKELICVFTDPENDPWVVKKQVDSHAYAWQMWVLEKLGAPDERIISVDEHTDEARAFAQPNVVILQKGELAAPGGPLRLGCIDNWFVHEKGLLTKAPVRVLSLAALELATDHILWDLGAGSGSVGIESTLFLPDGFVYAVEKNKNRIEQIKSNVKRFAVKNLSVVQAQLPDGIADLPKPDRVFIGGSGKDLDQVLNVVAGVLKPLGRIVINTVLMETLHLAVSMLEEKEFEVEITQAQISKSRKMPWGRRMEALNPVWIIAAQKGNI from the coding sequence ATGAATGAACCGGTTCATGTGATCGGTCTGGGGCTTAGCCGGGCCGATCTTACCTCGGCCCATCTGGATTTGATTGAACGGGCGGCTGTCCTGGTGGGCGGAAAACGGCAATTGTCGTATTTTGAGGATACACCGGCCTTGAAAAAAGAGATTTCGAGCCCTTTAACCAGGGTGCTGGACTTCATTGAATCGAATAGGGGGACTGGGCTTGTGGTGGTACTGGCCTCGGGTGATCCCTTGTTTTTTGGTATCGGCAAAATTCTGGTCACACGCCTGGGACCGGATCAGGTGGTCATTCATCCAAATGTCACCAGCATGGCCGCCGCTTTTGCCCGGCTGAAGCTGCCCTGGCAGGATGCCGCCTGGGTAAGCCTGCACGGCCGGGACAATATGTCGGCCCTGGCAGAGGTCATGGATGATAAGGAATTGATATGTGTGTTTACTGATCCTGAAAATGATCCCTGGGTCGTTAAAAAACAGGTGGATTCCCATGCCTATGCATGGCAGATGTGGGTGCTTGAGAAGTTAGGCGCTCCTGATGAGAGAATCATCTCTGTGGATGAACACACGGACGAGGCGCGGGCCTTTGCCCAGCCGAATGTGGTGATCCTTCAAAAAGGTGAATTGGCAGCCCCGGGAGGTCCTTTGCGGCTGGGCTGCATAGACAACTGGTTTGTTCATGAAAAGGGACTGCTTACCAAGGCACCGGTGCGCGTGCTCTCCCTGGCCGCTCTGGAATTGGCGACGGACCATATCTTGTGGGATCTGGGGGCGGGGTCCGGATCTGTGGGAATTGAATCCACTTTATTTTTGCCGGATGGGTTTGTCTATGCCGTGGAAAAAAATAAAAATCGTATCGAACAGATTAAATCCAATGTTAAGCGCTTCGCCGTGAAAAATCTGTCTGTTGTTCAGGCGCAGCTTCCCGATGGGATTGCAGATTTGCCAAAACCTGACCGGGTGTTTATCGGCGGCTCCGGCAAAGATCTGGATCAGGTGCTCAACGTGGTGGCAGGCGTTTTGAAACCTTTGGGAAGAATTGTTATAAATACCGTGTTGATGGAAACCTTGCACCTGGCGGTATCGATGCTGGAGGAAAAGGAATTTGAGGTGGAGATAACCCAGGCCCAGATCAGCAAATCCAGAAAGATGCCCTGGGGGCGGCGCATGGAGGCATTGAATCCTGTGTGGATCATCGCAGCGCAAAAAGGAAATATATGA
- the cobM gene encoding precorrin-4 C(11)-methyltransferase, whose product MMNNTQKYPILFTGAGPGAPDLITVRGMKALQAADYILYAGSLVPEAVLTWAGDGTQKVSSAGMHLDEMVDVMADAWDKGLKVVRLHTGDPSLYGAIAEQMRLLDLRQIPYEVIPGVTAAFGAAAALKIEYTVPEQSQTLIFTRISGRTPVPEKESLESLAAHKASMVIYLSAGMAEKVQDILSSTYGPDAPVAVAYRVSHPEEQIFVTVVSCLAETMAEKKINRLALIIIGPFLETETDARSLLYDRTFVHGYRNKD is encoded by the coding sequence ATGATGAATAATACCCAAAAATATCCGATTCTATTTACCGGGGCAGGGCCGGGGGCACCGGACCTGATTACGGTAAGGGGCATGAAGGCGTTGCAGGCGGCTGATTATATTCTTTACGCAGGGTCGCTGGTCCCCGAAGCTGTTTTGACCTGGGCCGGGGATGGAACTCAAAAAGTATCCAGCGCCGGTATGCACCTGGACGAGATGGTGGATGTCATGGCCGATGCCTGGGACAAGGGGCTGAAGGTGGTGCGGCTGCACACCGGCGATCCATCTCTTTACGGGGCCATTGCCGAACAGATGCGGTTGCTGGATCTGCGGCAGATTCCATATGAAGTGATTCCGGGTGTCACGGCGGCCTTTGGCGCGGCTGCTGCCCTCAAAATTGAATACACGGTGCCCGAACAATCCCAGACCCTGATCTTTACCCGGATCTCCGGCCGGACCCCGGTGCCGGAAAAAGAGTCCCTGGAAAGTCTGGCGGCCCATAAAGCATCCATGGTCATTTATTTAAGCGCTGGTATGGCCGAAAAGGTACAAGATATTTTATCGAGCACCTACGGGCCCGACGCACCCGTGGCTGTGGCCTATCGGGTGAGCCATCCCGAAGAACAGATTTTTGTTACGGTTGTTTCTTGTCTGGCTGAAACCATGGCGGAGAAAAAAATTAATCGCCTGGCACTGATTATTATAGGTCCTTTTTTAGAGACGGAAACGGATGCCAGATCTCTGCTGTATGACCGGACCTTTGTCCATGGATACCGAAACAAGGATTGA
- a CDS encoding ArsC/Spx/MgsR family protein, whose translation MAQVTFYEKPGCINNTKQKKWLAAAGHDVTEKNILETPWTREELLLYFGDKPVADWFNRTAPLVKSGEVTPDSTSKEEALDLMLKNPILIKRPLIRVGDERMQGFATDAVHAWIGLDASEGNEAIVEELRKDNLGLCPMLAKETSCDEQKPS comes from the coding sequence GTGGCCCAGGTTACATTTTACGAAAAACCCGGTTGCATCAACAACACCAAGCAAAAAAAGTGGCTCGCAGCAGCAGGCCATGATGTCACCGAAAAAAATATTTTGGAAACCCCGTGGACCCGGGAGGAACTGCTTCTTTATTTTGGAGACAAGCCTGTTGCAGACTGGTTTAACAGAACCGCACCATTGGTGAAATCAGGAGAAGTAACCCCGGACTCTACCAGCAAAGAAGAGGCCCTGGACTTGATGTTAAAAAATCCCATACTCATCAAGCGCCCGCTGATTCGCGTGGGAGATGAGAGGATGCAGGGATTTGCCACCGATGCGGTTCACGCCTGGATCGGACTTGATGCATCAGAGGGCAACGAAGCCATTGTTGAAGAGCTTCGCAAGGACAATCTTGGCCTTTGCCCGATGCTGGCAAAAGAAACCAGTTGTGATGAACAGAAACCAAGCTGA
- a CDS encoding cobalt-precorrin 5A hydrolase yields MVTLITKEKGMMDWREKKLAVWVLTPHGMALADQVKSALPHSNLFASQTLGPDVPYTGFSSLANALERAWDHYDAHYFIMATGIVVRTIAPLIQDKTKDPAVVCGDEAGRFVISLVSGHIGGANELAGTLSDALGATPVITTATDVNQVPAIDVIARDQGLYIENKQSIRHVSMAFIKGEPLPVHDPFNLVLPYLPPTLINNSAMFTADTPGIWVDYTVRDLSEKVLVLRPRMLVAGMGCRRGVTRQELEDHLHQVLQAHRISVNSLSKIVSVDLKADEPGLLELAKILNLPIEFYTRAELDQVKTVPNPSLLVNKHIGVKSVCEAAAMLATGSADLLIPKTAGRTVTLALAAMSSTS; encoded by the coding sequence ATGGTTACATTGATAACAAAAGAAAAGGGCATGATGGATTGGCGTGAAAAAAAACTTGCGGTATGGGTACTGACGCCCCATGGGATGGCCCTGGCAGACCAGGTGAAATCGGCTCTCCCCCATTCGAATCTGTTTGCCTCGCAAACGCTTGGGCCGGACGTCCCCTATACCGGATTCTCCTCGCTGGCCAATGCCTTGGAACGGGCCTGGGACCATTATGATGCCCATTATTTCATTATGGCCACGGGCATTGTCGTGCGAACCATTGCCCCTTTAATCCAGGATAAAACAAAAGATCCTGCCGTGGTGTGCGGTGATGAGGCCGGTCGTTTTGTAATCAGTCTGGTGTCAGGCCATATCGGCGGGGCAAATGAACTGGCCGGCACGCTTTCAGATGCTTTAGGGGCAACGCCTGTGATCACCACAGCCACGGACGTCAACCAGGTGCCGGCCATTGATGTGATTGCCCGGGATCAGGGACTTTATATTGAAAATAAACAGTCCATAAGACATGTGAGCATGGCATTTATCAAAGGGGAGCCCTTGCCGGTTCACGACCCGTTCAATTTGGTATTGCCATACCTGCCGCCCACCCTTATAAATAATTCCGCCATGTTTACGGCGGATACACCGGGCATATGGGTGGATTACACGGTCCGTGACCTTTCGGAAAAAGTTCTGGTGCTACGGCCCAGGATGCTGGTGGCGGGTATGGGATGCCGACGGGGTGTGACCCGGCAGGAACTGGAAGATCATTTACATCAGGTTCTCCAGGCCCACAGGATCAGTGTGAACAGTTTGTCCAAAATCGTATCCGTGGACCTTAAGGCCGATGAGCCCGGGCTGTTGGAACTTGCCAAAATTTTAAACCTGCCCATTGAATTTTATACAAGAGCCGAACTGGACCAGGTAAAAACCGTCCCCAATCCCTCTTTGCTGGTGAATAAACATATCGGGGTAAAGAGTGTGTGCGAGGCGGCGGCCATGCTGGCAACGGGCAGCGCGGACCTGTTGATACCGAAAACGGCCGGACGGACGGTCACCCTTGCTCTGGCCGCAATGTCCTCAACATCATAA
- the cobJ gene encoding precorrin-3B C(17)-methyltransferase encodes MQQSNTLYIVGTGPGKADHMSGRARQVLAACDIVVGYKTYLELIADVIKGKKTLTTGMTKEVDRVQAAIDAALDGQVCALVSGGDAGIYAMAGLVLEMLAVKKIACNTGESDSLCVEVVPGIPALAAGAALLGAPLTHDFATVSLSDLLTPWQTIERRLDAAASADFVINIYNPKSKQRDWQLNRAKEIILKHRAGTTPVGIVTGAMRDNQKVALCALKDLDKAEVGMQSIVIVGNSTTFIYNDLMITPRGYSKKYDI; translated from the coding sequence ATGCAGCAAAGCAACACCCTGTACATCGTGGGCACAGGGCCTGGAAAGGCCGACCACATGTCCGGCAGGGCGCGTCAGGTGCTGGCCGCCTGCGATATTGTGGTGGGGTACAAGACCTATCTTGAACTGATTGCGGATGTGATCAAGGGCAAAAAAACATTGACCACAGGCATGACCAAGGAGGTGGACCGGGTCCAGGCCGCCATTGATGCTGCCCTTGACGGCCAGGTCTGTGCCTTGGTTTCAGGCGGTGATGCAGGCATCTATGCCATGGCCGGATTGGTTCTGGAAATGCTGGCCGTTAAAAAAATTGCCTGCAATACCGGTGAGTCGGACAGCCTGTGTGTGGAGGTGGTGCCTGGCATCCCGGCCCTTGCCGCTGGTGCAGCGCTGTTGGGTGCGCCGTTGACCCATGATTTTGCTACGGTCAGTTTGAGCGATCTGCTTACTCCCTGGCAGACGATTGAACGGCGTCTGGACGCCGCAGCGTCTGCCGATTTTGTGATCAATATTTACAACCCCAAAAGCAAACAGCGCGACTGGCAGCTCAACCGGGCCAAGGAGATTATTCTAAAACACCGGGCAGGGACCACCCCGGTGGGTATTGTCACCGGTGCCATGCGGGATAACCAGAAGGTTGCGTTGTGCGCCCTTAAAGATTTGGATAAGGCCGAAGTGGGCATGCAGAGCATCGTGATTGTGGGAAACAGCACCACCTTTATTTACAATGATCTGATGATCACCCCCCGGGGATACAGCAAAAAGTACGACATATGA